A region from the Lathyrus oleraceus cultivar Zhongwan6 unplaced genomic scaffold, CAAS_Psat_ZW6_1.0 chrUn0540, whole genome shotgun sequence genome encodes:
- the LOC127114517 gene encoding transcription factor GTE12-like, which yields MKDSTTRGKECGLKKAMECVKRRQCWLILKRMLVDRDGWDLKDPPKIAKSNKCKIKAIGLKEIERKMRLYATEDEFASDMRLVFSNAMVMYPPRNHIYQIAKKFSDTFEHKWKSLKNTWQLEDTKRATLKRDTKECNMLCSYRNVLKL from the coding sequence ATGAAGGATTCAACAACGAGAGGTAAAGAATGTGGGTTGAAGAAAGCGATGGAGTGTGTTAAGAGGAGGCAATGTTGGTTGATATTGAAGAGGATGTTGGTAGACAGAGATGGTTGGGATTTGAAAGATCCTCCAAAAATAGCAAAGTCTAATAAGTGTAAGATAAAGGCAATAGGTTTGAAGGAAATAGAGAGAAAAATGAGATTGTATGCAACAGAGGATGAGTTTGCTAGCGACATGAGACTTGTGTTCTCTAATGCAATGGTAATGTATCCTCCAAGGAATCATATTTACCAAATTGCAAAAAAGTTTAGTGACACTTTTGAACACAAATGGAAGTCATTGAAGAATACGTGGCAACTTGAGGATACAAAAAGAGCAACACTCAAAAGAGATACTAAAGAGTGCAACATGTTGTGTTCTTATAGAAATGTTCTCAAGTTATAA